The Magnolia sinica isolate HGM2019 chromosome 9, MsV1, whole genome shotgun sequence genome contains a region encoding:
- the LOC131256544 gene encoding uncharacterized protein LOC131256544, with protein sequence MLKVMEALRLQKEELNERVVLKMEREMLIREKEELRIKNEALKKEKEELEEGKIELKKQMEAFLLEKMQFWKEKGLEKEKEDEELECRDQGNKEMDVQHSDALDADICEKSLPSIAAYKRRTKRVLKPFVYKRSPFTSISVIQTTPSRAADTEKLKELCCSPIPFEAKIDPFRVILKEELHELDSWANTNKETAEFG encoded by the coding sequence ATGCTAAAAGTGATGGAAGCCTTAAGGTTACAGAAGGAAGAGCTGAATGAGAGGGTAGTTTTGAAGATGGAGAGGGAAATGTTAATaagggagaaggaagaactgaggataaaaaatgaggcattaaagaaggagaaagaagagttggaggagggtaagatagagttgaagaagcagatggaGGCGTTTCTTTTAGAGAAGATGCAGTTTTGGAAGGAGAAGGGgttagagaaagagaaggaggatGAGGAATTGGAATGTAGGGATCAGGGGAACAAAGAGATGGATGTTCAACACTCGGATGCCTTAGACGCTGATATATGTGAGAAATCACTGCCTTCCATTGCAGCATATAAGAGGAGAACTAAGAGGGTGTTGAAGCCGTTTGTATACAAGCGTTCTCCATTCACTTCCATCTCTGTCATTCAAACAACTCCAAGCAGGGCCGCCGACACTGAGAAATTAAAAGAATTGTGTTGTTCTCCCATACCCTTTGAGGCCAagattgatccatttagggtaaTATTAAAGGAGGAACTGCATGAATTGGATAGTTGGGCCAACACAAACAAAGAAACGGCGGAATTTGGTTAG